From the Lathyrus oleraceus cultivar Zhongwan6 chromosome 4, CAAS_Psat_ZW6_1.0, whole genome shotgun sequence genome, one window contains:
- the LOC127135076 gene encoding uncharacterized protein LOC127135076 → MPTYAKFMKDIISKRRAIDTNPIILTETCSAILQGMKIPIKKKDRGVVTIPCTIGDRSINKALIYLGASVSLMPLSNDKKLGIGVMQDTRMTLQFSDHSVKKPYGIVEDVMVKIDKFVFPVDFVILEMLEDEEIPLVLRIPFLETGRCLINIEEWTMTLKVYDEELEINV, encoded by the coding sequence ATGCCTActtatgccaagttcatgaaggacatcaTTTCTAAGAGGCGTGCCATCGACACCAACCCGATTATTTTaaccgaaacttgtagtgctattttgcagggtatgaagattccaaTAAAGAAGAAAGATCGAGGAGTTGTCACTATCCCTTGTACTATTGGAGATAGGTCAATCAATAAAGCTCTTATTTATctaggagctagtgtgagtctcaTGCCGTTATCCAATGACAAGAAGCTTGGTATAGGGGTTATGCAAGATACCAGGATGACACTCCAATTCTCCGATCATTCGGTCAAGAAACCGTATGGTATTGTTGAAGATGTTATGGtgaaaattgacaagtttgtatTCCCTGTGGATTTCGTAATTCTAGAAATGCTGGAAGATGAAGAGATCCCTCTCGTTCTTAGGATACCCTTTTTAGAGACGGGAAGGTGTTTGATCAACATAGAAGAATGGACTATGACGTTGAAGGTTTATGATGAGGAATTAGAGATCAATGTTTAA